The following proteins are encoded in a genomic region of Diabrotica virgifera virgifera chromosome 1, PGI_DIABVI_V3a:
- the LOC126879941 gene encoding uncharacterized protein LOC126879941: MIPATYILEVRDIIVSPPATERYAKLKSVLIKRLSASQQQKIKILLEHEELGDRRPSQFLRHLQSLAGTTVPHNIVRSLWLGRLPASTQAILATQAKASLDAVAELADTISEAIAPRAQISEASNARESTIEKLTAELAEMKIQLSSLSNAQAQANTYRRNRSNSRRRPYPRDSSYSREHNSDILYLTLIL; this comes from the exons ATGATTCCTGCAA CCTACATATTAGAAGTTAGGGACATCATTGTTTCACCACCAGCCACAGAGAGgtatgcaaaattaaaatcagtaTTAATTAAGAGACTTAGTGCATCACAGCAACAAAAGATTAAAATACTACTCGAGCATGAAGAACTGGGCGATCGAAGACCTTCGCAGTTCTTACGACATTTACAGTCTTTAGCAGGCACAACGGTACCGCACAATATTGTAAGGTCTCTGTGGTTAGGTAGACTGCCAGCGTCCACACAGGCTATTCTAGCTACTCAAGCTAAAGCTAGTTTGGACGCAGTTGCCGAGCTAGCTGACACAATATCTGAAGCGATAGCTCCTAGGGCGCAAATTTCAGAAGCTTCTAACGCTCGTGAAAGTACCATAGAGAAATTGACAGCCGAATTAGCTGAAATGAAAATCCAGCTATCTAGCTTGTCAAATGCTCAAGCACAAGCTAACACATACCGTCGCAACCGCAGCAACTCAAGACGAAGACCATATCCTAGAGACAGTAGCTACAGTAGGGAACATAATAGTGACATATTAT